CTCGGTGATTCCCCGGGCCGAGCTGGAGCGCTTGGGCATCGAGGCCACCGGCGAGCGCACCTTCTTCCTGGCCAACGGCGTGCCCATCCGACGCCAGGTCGGCGAGGCTCGGATCACCTTCGAGGGCCAGACCGCCACCTGCGTCGTCCTCTTCGGCGAGGAGGGCGACAGCGCTCTCCTCGGCGTCACCACCCTCGAGAACCTCGGCCTCATCTTCGACCCCTTGCGTCAGAAGATCATGCCCCTCCCCATGCTCATCGCCGACGTCCGAAGGCTGTTCCCCAACTGACCGCCTGCGAGGGACGCGGAGGGACCAGCGGAGTATCCTCCTGCACCGCACGAGAATCTTCTTCGCCATCTTCATCCTCGGACTGCGGCGAGCGGCCTCACCGCCTTCCCCATCGAATGGGAGTTGAGAACCCTCACCCGCCTGATGGGCGTGCCCGACGCCGCATTCCCCGACAGCTACTCGGGCATCACCGCCTGGCTCATCCGCGTCCGCAACGGACTCTCCGACACCTACGCCCGCTATCCCTGGATGGCCTATGGCACCGACTGGCTGGCCTTCGACCACATCGTGCTGGCCGTTCTCTTCATCGGGCCGTTGCGCGACCCTGTGCGGAACCTGTGGGTCATCGAGTTCGGCCTCATCGCGTGCGTGCTGGT
The nucleotide sequence above comes from Planctomycetota bacterium. Encoded proteins:
- a CDS encoding retroviral-like aspartic protease family protein codes for the protein MGLTNVEAKVANPFHPARHKTLRFLVDSGAVYSVIPRAELERLGIEATGERTFFLANGVPIRRQVGEARITFEGQTATCVVLFGEEGDSALLGVTTLENLGLIFDPLRQKIMPLPMLIADVRRLFPN